AGGTATTTGCTACCCTCCTCGATTGTCATCGGAAGCTTAAGAGCGGAATTGGCATCGGCCATTTTCCCCAAAGACAGTTCGACCGGGAAGTCATCCTCGTTAAGATATTCCGCGCGGGTGGTCACGACCGCGCGTTCGATTAGATTTTCGAGTTCTCGCACATTGCCCGGCCAGTGGTATTTCATGAATAGGCGGAGCGCCTCGGGAGTCATGCCAAGGATATTCTTATTGTTTTCCTTGTTGTACTTTTGAATGAAATGATCTATCAGAAGCGGTAGATCCTCTTTTCTGTCATCAAGAGGCGGCAGATAAATTGGAATGACATTAAGTCGGTAGAATAGATCTTCGCGGAACTGCCCGGCGCTGATGAATTCTTTGAGGTTTCGATTTGACGTCGCAATAAGACGTACATCGACCTGAATTGTTTGGCTTGAACCAATGCGTTCGAATTCGCGCTCTTGAATCACGCGCAACAACTTTGATTGCAAATTGAGGGGCATTTCTGAAATTTCATCGAGAAGCAGAGTGCCGCCGTTAGCAAGTTCGAAGCGTCCTCTATTGGTTTTCTTGGCGTCGGTAAAGGCGCCTTTCTCATAACCGAATAATTCAGCCTCGACCAGATTTTCGGGCAATGCGGCGCAATTGAGTTTTATGAAGGGGCCATTTCGCCGACTTGAGGCGTAGTGAATGGCTCTGGCAACCATTTCTTTGCCAGTCCCGGAAGCGCCCGTGAGCATAACTGTAGAACGGGCATCGGCTACCAATTGAATGAGCGAGAAAATCTCCGACATGATTTTTGATTTGCCAATAACGTTTTGAAAACGATGGGCAAGATCGTTGCGCAGAGATTCATTCTCTTTTCGGAGGTGGAGAATCTCAGACACACGGGTCAGGATCATCTCAAGCGTCTCGGGCAGGACGGGTTTGAGCAGAAAATCGTATGCCCCTTTTTTTACGGCCTTCACCGCAGTTTCTACAGAACCGTAGGCTGTCATGATGATTACTACCGTGTCTGGGCTAAGCCGTTTGACATGATCGAGCAGGGCGATACCATCGACCTCTCGCATTTTCAGGTCGGAAAGCACTATGTCATACGACTTGGCTTTGATAGCAAGAATCGCTTCCTCGCCGTTGAAAACCGAATTGGTCGAGTATCCGGCCCGTTGGAGGGTTTCGGTCACGAACTCATTGACCAGATTGTCGTCATCGACGATTAGGACCGAATATTTCATTTCAGCTCTCCACTTTTATTTCAGTTTCGTCATTCAGGGCTCTCAATGATGTATCAAGCAAGGTGGGCAAGAGCACTACAAACTCCGCCCCTCCGTTCTTTCCATTTCGCGCGAGGATATCTCCTCCATGCGCTTTGATAACTTTGGCAGCCACAGCAAGTCCAAGTCCGTTGCCATCTACTTTTGTGGTGAAAAACGGCGCAAAAAGATTTTTCTCGGCCTCACGTGAGAGACCGGGGCCGGAGTCGCTAAAAATTGTTTCAACAAGTGTCTCGTCCAAACCCAGGATTATTCTATCTCCGTATCGTTGGGCGGCAAGCTGACGAGGCAGGCAGCGGTAGGATACAACAATTTCTCCGACTCCACGGCATGCCTCGGCCGCATTCAAGAGAAGATTGGAAAAGACCTGACGGCAGAGGATAGCATCGCACCAGAGCACAACCGGCAAGGCATTGTGAGGAGCACTATGATCGAGGCGGATTAAGAGACTGACAACCGCCGCTGGATTGTCGGCTTTGAAATGATCCACCGCTGACTGCAGAAATCCGTTATAGTCGACACGCTCACGGCGGAGGCTTTCGTTTCGAGTATAGTTGAGTAAGGTTGTGACAGTTTGATTCAGGGAATCAACACCGCGTATTATTTTGGTGACCAGAAGATGCCGGGGGTCATCCGGAGAAATATCTCTTTTAAGGAGCGAAGCAAAGCCCCCTATTCCGGCGAGCGGATTGCGAACCTCATGGGCGATTGTGGCGGCCATTTCGCCCAAAGCCGCCAAGGCCGCCAATCGGCCTATCTCCTGCTCCATTTTCTTGACTTTGGTCAAATCATGGAACATCTCCACCGCTCCGGAGGGCATACCGTCCTTATCATGCAAGAGAGCAGTGGATACCGATAGATAGAGACGACTGCCATCAGAGAGATCGACCCTCTTCTCCACACCTTCAACAGTCTGTCCGCTTTCCGAGGCCCGGAGTGCATTGGCTTCGATCGGCTCACCCACCGGAATAGTATCACGATACAGTTTTCCAGTAGGATCTTTCAGAGGGATCCCGAGCAAACGGGAAGCGGCCGGATTGAAATGAGTAATGCATCCCGCCTTATCGACAGCGATCACTCCGGCAGAGATGGATTTAAGGATACCATTTAGAAATTCGGTTGCGGCCAATGTCTCTGAGGTTGCGGCGACAAGAAGCTTATTGACCTGGACAAGCCGCTCGTTCTGGACAGTAAATTCATCATTTAATTCGATGTATTGCCGCTGGAGGCTGTTTACTAATCTATTGAACGAAGCGTAAGATTCGGTAAAATTGGCGACACTTGTGGTTTCAGACATGCCCATCCACCTTCAGATGGGGACTTCCTGATATAGAATTATATGTGGCCATGCGACGCAAGCGTATCGCCACATGGAAAAGTTTTCAACAAAAACTTTCATAAAAAACAAAATGACTTAAATAGAGCTTATTCTACTCAGGGATTGTAATCCTGAAGGTCGTACCGATTCCTTTTGGGGAGGAAACCTCAATTGTGCCATTGAGTTCCTCGATCTGAGTCTTGACGCTGGTCAGACCAACTCCACGCCCCGACAATTCTGTAAGCGAAGAGGCAGTCGAAATGCCCGACTCGAAAATAAGTTGTGATGAGTGTTGCTCAGACATATGCTTTGATGCGGATCCGTACCGAACTGATAGCGCAATTGCTTGTGATTTTATTGCCTCGACATTCAATCCGGTTCCGTCATCGCTTATCTCGATTATTAGCCACTGACCATCCTTGGAGGCTGAGATACTAATAGTTCCCATAGGGGTCTTTCCGACGGCTTGCCTCACCGAGGGCAGTTCAATCCCGTGGTCACAGGCGTTGCGAAGCAGGTGAATGAGCGGCGTTCGGAGCTTTTTGGCTGTTTGAAAGCTGAGCTCAAGCCCGTTTATCGGGCACTCAACCCGGATAGTTTTGCCGAGTTTCTTAGCAAGTTCAGCAATATGACCGCGAAACGAATCTATAAACTCTGCAAACGGCATATTCATTCTTGGCTTCTTAGCTACGGCAGTTGTTTGCCGCACATTGTCAATGTGACATTTTAGCTCATTGATCGAATTCTCAAGATTAACATCGCTTTTGGACAGAATCGAGGGGGTTCGCGATCTAATTTGAGACAGTACGGTTTCGAGTTTGTGCGCCGTTTTGACGATGTCCTCCAACTCAAGAAATGCCGCCGCTCCTTTTATGGAGTGGACAGCGTAGAAGAGGGCGTTGATTGCGTCTGTATTTTTAGGATTTTTTTCAAGAATTGAGCAATTGTGGTGAATTGTCTGAAAAAGTAAATCCGCTTCAGTGAGGAATTCGCGGGTAATGTCGTTTATGTCTGAATCGGGCAAAAAGTGTGAATCGGCCATAACCAGCTTACATGGATAAAACTTGGTCGATTTTCTGTTTCAACGTTTCCGGCGTGAAGGGTTTGACAACATAATTGTTTACCCCGATTCGCATCGCTTCCATTATATCTTCCTTAATCGAGCGGGTAGTGACCATCAACACTGGAATATCTTTGAACTCATCCATTGACCGAATAACCTTCACAAATTCAAATCCATCCATCTCCGGCATATTCCAGTCGGCAATGATAAAATTAAAGCGTTCGACTTTCATCTTAGCCAAGGCATCTTTACCGTCGACGGCTTCCACAACATCATCATAGCCGAAGCGCTTGAGGGTGTTGATAATAATCCGTCGCATAGTCGGGCTGTCATCAATTGCAAGAATTTTCAACTTCACTGTTGTAATTCCTTACTCACAAAAGTAGGATACACCGTTGAGCCATACACTACTTCTTGTCGGCAGGTAGCTTTGATTCGACCAATTTGTAGAGCTGATTTATGTTGAATGGTTTGACAATATAATCATCAGCTTTCATTCTCAGCGCGCTGACGGCTGTGTCAACCGATGGAAAACCGGTCATGAGAACAACTGGCAGTTCCGGATGGAGGGCTTTTGCCTTTTGAGCCAAAGTCAAACCATCCATTTCAGGCATTTTTATGTCTGTCAGAACCAAATCAACATGACGCAAGCGAAGCTGTTCAATCGCCTTTTCACCGTTCTCGGCGACTGCTATCTGCCAGCCTTGAGCGCTAAAAAAATCATAAAGCAGATCACGAATCAAGAGTTCGTCATCGACAACTAAAATCGAGGGTTTTGGCATCGATATATTCCTTCCTCGTTGAGTGGCAAGGCATTGTGCGCGCCAGGCGCAGACCTCAGCGCTTGCCAGCTGAGGCTTGCTTGCTCATCTGTCAGACCCGCTTAGCGTACAGCCAGAGCTTGGAAAGAAGACATCGCATCCTGTTCGGTCGGGAAAATCTCAAAAATATGCGACAGCTGGGTGATATCAAAGATTTCCTGAACATAGGTTGCAAGATTGGAAAGGGTCAATCTCCCCTTTTTCAAGCGAGTCTCTTTCATGACCGACACCATTGCGCCGAGGCCCGAACTGTTGATGAATTCTACCTCGCTCAGGTTCATGTGAACCGATGAGATATTTTTGGCGAGCAGCTTACGTACCTGCTCCTTTAAAGCTGTTCCGCTGGCCAAATCAAGTCGCCCTTTGAGTTTCAAAATGGCAACCGCTCCTTCTTCTCGTACTGTGATTTCCATGACTTCCTCCATCTAAGTTTTATGAACTAATATTTTGTTTTACTTGCCGCGCCAAACTAAGTGTGACCTTTAATCCGCCCGAGGGAGTCTGGGTGAATTGGGATGTTGTCGCATAATGACGGATAAGGTCTATCCCCCGGCCGCTTTCAGAGAGCGGCGGAGGTTCGATACGAGACCAAATCTGTTTCAAGCCTTCTTTCCCTTCGTCAATAATTTCAGCAGAGAGAGTTTCTTCGTCGAGATCAAGTTTCACTTCTATCTTTTTTTGGGAATTCTGTTTGTTGCCATGAACAAGCGCATTGATGAATGCTTCGGATACTGCCAGTGTAAACTTATTTGTATCCTCTTCACTGAGATCGTGCTCTTTCAATACCCGAAAGAGATCATCGAGCATCTGTTCCTCGGCTTCGGGGGCGGATGAATAGAAATATTTATATGTGGCCATGTCTATTCTATCCTAATCTGTACAAGGGTAAAGTCGTCATGGTTTTCTTCTGACGACCCCTCGGAGAACTGGTCTATATGCTTTTTGAGTCGGTCGCAGAAGACGGCCGGAGGATGGATAATTTCATCACGAAAGAAATTAACAACCCGCTCGCGCCCAAAGAGATTGTCGTAACGGTCGGTGGCTTCGGTAAGGCCGTCGGTAAAGAGAAAGAGCCCGTCGCCTGATTTGATGACATGTGTACCCTCCTCAAAGGGAATGCCTTCAAATTGGCCAACAATCGGGCCGCCGACAGATAACTCATCGACTCGCTTATTCTGCGAATCCCAAAGTAGTCCCGGGATATGTCCGGCATTGCAATAGGTAAGGCGTTCGCTTTGTAAATCTATCATGCAAAAGAAGAGCGTCACAAACATTTGGTGTTCTTTGATTATTTCGCGTGCCAAGAGATTATTTAGCCGTTCGGCGAGTTTGCCGACCTGGATATTAGGCTCGCTTGACAATATGGACTTAATTATTCCCGATGATGCCGACATGACAAGCGCTGCCGGGACGCCTTTGTTCGAGACGTCGCCTACAATAACATAGAATTTCTTGTCGCTAATTTTGATGATATCATAAAAGTCGCCGCCGACTTCCCGGGCGGGGTAATAAACCGTAGCAATTTCGGCTCCGCTGATGCTGGTAATGTCACGCGGAAGAATAGTTGATTGCACTTGGCCGGCGATAACCATCTCCTGCTCCATGTGCTGTTGGCGAAGTTTATCTTTTACAAGTTGCGAGTTGTCAATCGCGACCGCGACAAAATTGAGAAGCATTTCGAGTCGCTCAGAGTCGTCTGCGCTAAAATTATCACCGTCAATCTTATTGATGATGACAAGCACGCCATAGCATTTATCTCGCGTCTTGATCGGCATGACGATCACAGAATCTATTTTGATACCGGTGTCAGCTGATTTGGTTTTGAGGTCATGAAGTATGACGGCTTCCTTGTAGGTATGGCAATACGTTGCCAAGTCCGCACCACGAGGGTGCTTCAGTGTTGTAATAAACTCCTCGTTCACGCCCCAGCATGTTTTGAGTTTGAGCCTTTCGTCTTCTTCGAGCATGATAAAGCCGACCTCGCCATCAAGTAGGCGGAGGGTCATATCCATCACAACCGACAGTACGGCATCGATTTCATGAATCGAGGCAATGACTGCGCCCATCGTGGCGATATCACGAAGCTCGGCCTTCTGAGAAGCGAGTTTGGCTTCCAGGACCTCGACATCGTTCTGGTAATCAAGTGAGGTAAGCATACGTTTGATATATCGACAGGATAGGGAATAAATGAAGTCGGGATGGGGAGGAAAGTCTGAGGGGGTTGGGGTGTAGACAAGCCGCAAGAGGAAATATGAGATTGCCACGTTTTACTTAAGAAAGAGAAACTCGCAATGACGGGGCGGGGAAAAGATGTCAGTCCGCCGCGGCGGACCGACATCACGGAAAAGAACCACCGTCCGCCCGTGGCGGAGTGGGGTACCCGAAAAAAGAGTCGAGCGTTTACTTAAGCTTGAATTTCAGACGAATCGGTACGCCTTCAAATCCGAAATGTTCGCGGAGTTGGTTTATCAAAAATTGAATGTAACTCTTATCGATCAGCTTGGCATGACTCGTGAAAAAGACAAATGTCGGCGGGGCGGTCTCGGTTTGCGTCAAGTACTTGAAACGGATAAATTTCCCCTGCTTTGACGGAGGACGGCGAATTTCCAGAACCTTCTCAAGAAAATCATTGAG
The Candidatus Zixiibacteriota bacterium genome window above contains:
- a CDS encoding PAS domain-containing protein; the protein is MSETTSVANFTESYASFNRLVNSLQRQYIELNDEFTVQNERLVQVNKLLVAATSETLAATEFLNGILKSISAGVIAVDKAGCITHFNPAASRLLGIPLKDPTGKLYRDTIPVGEPIEANALRASESGQTVEGVEKRVDLSDGSRLYLSVSTALLHDKDGMPSGAVEMFHDLTKVKKMEQEIGRLAALAALGEMAATIAHEVRNPLAGIGGFASLLKRDISPDDPRHLLVTKIIRGVDSLNQTVTTLLNYTRNESLRRERVDYNGFLQSAVDHFKADNPAAVVSLLIRLDHSAPHNALPVVLWCDAILCRQVFSNLLLNAAEACRGVGEIVVSYRCLPRQLAAQRYGDRIILGLDETLVETIFSDSGPGLSREAEKNLFAPFFTTKVDGNGLGLAVAAKVIKAHGGDILARNGKNGGAEFVVLLPTLLDTSLRALNDETEIKVES
- a CDS encoding response regulator, giving the protein MPKPSILVVDDELLIRDLLYDFFSAQGWQIAVAENGEKAIEQLRLRHVDLVLTDIKMPEMDGLTLAQKAKALHPELPVVLMTGFPSVDTAVSALRMKADDYIVKPFNINQLYKLVESKLPADKK
- a CDS encoding ATP-binding protein; its protein translation is MATYKYFYSSAPEAEEQMLDDLFRVLKEHDLSEEDTNKFTLAVSEAFINALVHGNKQNSQKKIEVKLDLDEETLSAEIIDEGKEGLKQIWSRIEPPPLSESGRGIDLIRHYATTSQFTQTPSGGLKVTLSLARQVKQNISS
- a CDS encoding STAS domain-containing protein; the protein is MEITVREEGAVAILKLKGRLDLASGTALKEQVRKLLAKNISSVHMNLSEVEFINSSGLGAMVSVMKETRLKKGRLTLSNLATYVQEIFDITQLSHIFEIFPTEQDAMSSFQALAVR
- a CDS encoding ATP-binding protein; this translates as MADSHFLPDSDINDITREFLTEADLLFQTIHHNCSILEKNPKNTDAINALFYAVHSIKGAAAFLELEDIVKTAHKLETVLSQIRSRTPSILSKSDVNLENSINELKCHIDNVRQTTAVAKKPRMNMPFAEFIDSFRGHIAELAKKLGKTIRVECPINGLELSFQTAKKLRTPLIHLLRNACDHGIELPSVRQAVGKTPMGTISISASKDGQWLIIEISDDGTGLNVEAIKSQAIALSVRYGSASKHMSEQHSSQLIFESGISTASSLTELSGRGVGLTSVKTQIEELNGTIEVSSPKGIGTTFRITIPE
- a CDS encoding sigma-54 dependent transcriptional regulator; the protein is MKYSVLIVDDDNLVNEFVTETLQRAGYSTNSVFNGEEAILAIKAKSYDIVLSDLKMREVDGIALLDHVKRLSPDTVVIIMTAYGSVETAVKAVKKGAYDFLLKPVLPETLEMILTRVSEILHLRKENESLRNDLAHRFQNVIGKSKIMSEIFSLIQLVADARSTVMLTGASGTGKEMVARAIHYASSRRNGPFIKLNCAALPENLVEAELFGYEKGAFTDAKKTNRGRFELANGGTLLLDEISEMPLNLQSKLLRVIQEREFERIGSSQTIQVDVRLIATSNRNLKEFISAGQFREDLFYRLNVIPIYLPPLDDRKEDLPLLIDHFIQKYNKENNKNILGMTPEALRLFMKYHWPGNVRELENLIERAVVTTRAEYLNEDDFPVELSLGKMADANSALKLPMTIEEGSKYLILKTLEKFNGNKTKAAEVLGVTARTIRNKLAEYDLEPSS
- a CDS encoding PP2C family protein-serine/threonine phosphatase, with protein sequence MLTSLDYQNDVEVLEAKLASQKAELRDIATMGAVIASIHEIDAVLSVVMDMTLRLLDGEVGFIMLEEDERLKLKTCWGVNEEFITTLKHPRGADLATYCHTYKEAVILHDLKTKSADTGIKIDSVIVMPIKTRDKCYGVLVIINKIDGDNFSADDSERLEMLLNFVAVAIDNSQLVKDKLRQQHMEQEMVIAGQVQSTILPRDITSISGAEIATVYYPAREVGGDFYDIIKISDKKFYVIVGDVSNKGVPAALVMSASSGIIKSILSSEPNIQVGKLAERLNNLLAREIIKEHQMFVTLFFCMIDLQSERLTYCNAGHIPGLLWDSQNKRVDELSVGGPIVGQFEGIPFEEGTHVIKSGDGLFLFTDGLTEATDRYDNLFGRERVVNFFRDEIIHPPAVFCDRLKKHIDQFSEGSSEENHDDFTLVQIRIE
- a CDS encoding response regulator, which codes for MKILAIDDSPTMRRIIINTLKRFGYDDVVEAVDGKDALAKMKVERFNFIIADWNMPEMDGFEFVKVIRSMDEFKDIPVLMVTTRSIKEDIMEAMRIGVNNYVVKPFTPETLKQKIDQVLSM